In Candidatus Melainabacteria bacterium, the following proteins share a genomic window:
- a CDS encoding type III pantothenate kinase encodes MSQNKNTILAIDVGNTSIHWSFIQDGKLQDYKRNHHTELSLLPWSEVKKNNYPVVIAGALIHMNEAVQTITDDYQIKFVEINIKNQSVIKNTYPTLGVDRVCNLTAALNTLGNVKSPIVIFDFGTATTITSCDQNGNFLGGIITTGCEIELKAISSKTLSLPHVELAKEQKITRLNPLSKNTEDAILNGVIIGQIALVEHYLNLFKKEGHPNPKIAFTGGNASIVTKFYKNYDLHDPHLTIKGIYYCYESSLAYV; translated from the coding sequence ATGTCACAAAATAAAAACACAATTCTAGCAATAGATGTAGGAAACACTTCTATACACTGGAGCTTTATTCAAGATGGTAAGCTCCAAGATTATAAAAGAAACCATCATACTGAACTTAGTTTACTGCCATGGAGTGAAGTTAAGAAAAATAATTATCCTGTAGTAATTGCTGGTGCATTAATACACATGAATGAAGCTGTTCAAACAATTACAGATGATTACCAAATAAAATTTGTAGAAATAAATATAAAAAATCAAAGTGTAATTAAAAATACTTACCCAACATTAGGAGTTGACAGAGTTTGTAATTTAACTGCAGCACTTAACACATTAGGAAATGTTAAATCTCCCATTGTTATTTTTGATTTTGGGACTGCAACTACTATTACTTCTTGTGATCAAAATGGCAACTTTCTTGGTGGAATTATTACAACAGGCTGTGAAATTGAACTAAAAGCTATTTCAAGTAAAACTTTGTCACTTCCACATGTTGAACTAGCAAAGGAACAAAAAATTACAAGACTAAACCCTCTTTCAAAAAACACTGAAGATGCAATTTTAAATGGAGTAATAATTGGCCAAATTGCACTTGTTGAGCATTACTTAAATTTATTTAAGAAAGAAGGACATCCTAATCCTAAAATAGCTTTTACTGGAGGAAATGCTTCAATAGTTACAAAGTTCTATAAAAATTATGATCTACATGATCCTCATTTAACTATTAAAGGGATTTATTACTGCTATGAGTCAAGCTTAGCTTATGTGTAA
- a CDS encoding glycosyltransferase family 2 protein codes for MYKPQLSVALITFNEERIIEKTISAIHNWVDEIVVVDSFSTDKTLNILEMFNVTLYTEEWKGYAAQKNFALSKCKSDWILVLDADEIVSNALKNEIINVVGEHSNKIGFKIKRKLYVGKRWIKYGGYYPDYQLRFFKNNIGAHFKKREIHESISLEGEIGYLKNPLEHYAYKDLKDYKKTLEKYAELASKEVKNKKFYLPPLRASWAFFFRYIVRLGFLEGKLGFDLANAYSNYVYKKYELARK; via the coding sequence ATGTACAAACCTCAACTATCAGTAGCCCTAATCACTTTTAATGAAGAAAGAATCATTGAAAAAACTATTTCAGCAATTCATAATTGGGTTGATGAAATTGTAGTAGTAGATTCGTTTAGTACTGATAAGACATTAAATATTTTAGAGATGTTTAATGTAACTCTTTATACGGAAGAATGGAAAGGTTATGCTGCACAGAAAAATTTTGCATTGTCAAAGTGTAAGAGTGATTGGATCTTAGTACTAGATGCTGATGAAATAGTAAGTAATGCTCTTAAAAATGAAATAATTAATGTTGTGGGAGAGCATAGTAATAAAATAGGTTTTAAGATTAAACGAAAACTTTATGTAGGTAAAAGGTGGATTAAATATGGTGGTTACTATCCTGATTATCAGCTAAGATTTTTTAAAAATAATATTGGAGCACATTTTAAAAAAAGAGAGATCCATGAAAGCATTAGCTTAGAAGGAGAAATTGGTTACTTGAAAAATCCACTAGAGCACTATGCTTATAAGGATTTAAAAGATTATAAAAAGACATTAGAAAAGTATGCAGAACTAGCAAGTAAAGAAGTAAAAAATAAAAAGTTTTATCTCCCTCCTTTAAGAGCATCATGGGCATTCTTTTTCAGATATATCGTTAGATTAGGTTTTCTTGAAGGTAAATTAGGTTTTGATTTAGCTAATGCATACAGTAATTATGTTTACAAGAAGTATGAGTTAGCGAGGAAATAA